In the genome of Calothrix sp. PCC 6303, the window CCGTCTTGGTAGTAAAGTTATTTGTACAAACTATTTAGAAGAATATTTATTACCTCAAATTCCAAATGCGATCGCTCTCGGTTTTGATAATATTGAAGAAATCTTTAAGTATCCTGACATTACTAACGACTTTTTAGGTTTGCTGCGTGGTTGGCATGAAAGAGCAAAATCTGACACTGTTTGGCAAAAAATGAGATTAATAGTCGTATATTCCAAAGATGCTGAAATCCCACTTAACATTAACCAATCACCCTTTAATGTGGGATTGACCATTGAAATACCACCGAACTGATATATTTTGGCATATTTATAAACTGATACACATTTTGAGTAAAAATACTTCTAGTTGCCAAAAACCCCAACCGAAACAAAACTCATGTCCAAAATAGAACGAGACGAAAACCGAGAAGAACGCATCATCATGGAAGTTGTAGTCGATGCATACGACGAAGATGAACGCGCAATGGGATGGTACTACTACCTCGCTGAAAACATGAACTTCCCCTTTAAAGCCAAATGGATAACCCGCAAACGTCCCGAAGGAAGGGATGTTGAAGTTGTAGAAATGTCCCCAGGAGATGATTGTTCTCACGATATGTTTGTCGAAGTGCGATACCAAGAGGGAACCGTTGACGATATTTTTACCGCACGTCTATCGGAAATTAAACCCATTGACGTTGACGAAGAAACAGCCCAAATCATAGCCGATTGGCATTATTGGGTAGCAATGGGATACGAATTTTAGTCACAAAACCAGTTATTTTCTGCTGTTTGCGTAAAACTATTGGGTAGTACGATACTCCGCAGGAGTAGTCTAAGCGCAGCAAGCAGACCATCGTGCAATGCTTTAAGGGTGGCAATTACGGCTAGCGCCGCACTACGTGAAGGCATCTCTTAAGCCTTTTACGCCTGTGATATAATAGTAGGCTGGATAGAGTAAATTATTTTGTGATTGTGATGAGTTACTGTCAAAGGTAATAAAAGATAATTTGCATAGTGAAATCGATAGTAGGGAAATAAATTTTCGCACCAACTTCCTTATTTGCCCTTGAGGTTTATACATATATTTATGGTTTAACTTAACAGCGAGATAAAAATTATGAATATTCAGTTAAAACCTGAACAGGAAAAAATCATTCAAGTACAAATTCAAAGTGGTAAATATCACTCGGCTGAAGAAATCGTTGATGTAGCGTTTAAATTGTTTGATAAATTGCAATCTGAATATGCTGAATGGATAGAAGAAACCCGTCAAAAAGTGGATGTTGCAGTTGCAGAACTTGACCGTGGTGAAGGGTTAGATGGGGAAACTGTGATAGGAGAAATACTAAATAGATTTAAAAGGGCGCGTCAAGAAAAAGAATGAGTAATTTGATTATTTCACCATCTGCAAGTAGGGATTTAAACCAGATTGCAGATTATTTTTTGGAGGTCAATATTGAAGCTGGAGAAAAACTGTTTCGAGAATTTAATAAAAAGTGCCAGAAGTTAGCCATGTTTCCGAATATGGGACGCAGTTACTCTCAGATTAGAGACGATTTGCGTGGCTTACCGCTAGATGGATATATTGTTTTGTATAAGGTTATTGATGATGGTATTGAGATTTTACGAATAGTTAGTGGTCGTCAAGATTTAGAATCTTTGTTTGCTGATGGTTAATTTCAGCATTGTTGATTTTCCACTGCACTATCATGCTTTGAGGGTGGAAATTACGGCATCTGTTAAGCCTTTGACACCTGTGATATTCATATTTTCATAAGGGTGATTCTCGTTCCGAGACGTTACGCGATCGCACGGAGCGTCCAGAGGCGATCGCATCTCAATATTTTCAGATATTCGCCAGTTTCTATGTACTAAATTGCAGCATCATACCAATCACCCAATAACCATATTACGATAATTGAAAGGCTTGAATCATAATTTCATTCAGCTTTTGTATGTGCTTAGTTGTTAGCTGACCTAAGCGTCTTACTACTAAAAGACGATTTAAGGTAGCAAGTCTCGTGACTCTCACTTTAGAAGAAATACGTAACCCCGTTGTGACAAAATCAGGATCGGAGTCTATTATTGCGAATTCTTCCGATGTTAAATTGTTAACATTCTGAGATGAGATAAAGCAAAGAGTAATTTCATCTTTTGCCAAATCTACCCACAGTATCACCGCAGGACGCAATTTTGTTTGACTTAAATCTGTGAAGGGAAATTGAGTTAAAACAATATCACCTTTGCTTAAGGTCATCAAACTGGTTCTCCATCTTCGGTGGTATAAATATCAGGTTCGTCATACAAGAAATCTAAAGCTCCACCTTTTTCTGCGAGGTGCATCAGTTCCAGGGTTGAAGGGTGACTGACATCGCTAAACAATTGTTTTTCAAGTAAGGCTTGCTCTGTTGCAGAAAGTGAACGGATAATTTGTACTAAAGTATCAACTAATTGAGTATTCACGGCTTTAAGTATTTTTGGGTTGTTCACACTATTTTTGATTTTATCCTCTTGTATTTTAAGATTGCCTGGTATTTTAATTTTACATTTCCCCATCTTCCACTGCGCCTAATGCTTTGAGGGTGGAAATTTCGGCATCGGTTAAGCCTTTGACACCTGTGATGTTCATATTTTCATAAGGGCGATCGCATAATTCTACTCCACGCGATCGCACCTAATATATTAATCATAATTCCTATTTACTTTACATTTCCCCATCTTCCACAGCACCTAATGCTTTGAGGGTGGAAATTTCAGCATCGGTTAAACCTTTGACACCTGTGATATTCATATTTTCATAAGGGCGATCGCTTAAAATTTTGATGCACTCTCCTGTTTCAATGTTCCATAATTTAATTGTGCCATTACTGTTTCCACTAACAAGAATTTTACCATCAACACTAAAGGCAACTGAACGAACTCTAGTTACACCTGCGTAAAAGGTCTTCATACACTGACCAGTACGAATATCCCATAACTTGATCATTCTGTCATAACTTCCACTGGCAACAATTTGACCACTAGGGCTGAAAGTGACTGAACATAATGCATCGCTGTGTCCTTGCAAAGTACTTATACATTTACCTGTTTGGGTATCCCAAAGCTTTACTGTTCTGTCATCACTTCCACTGGCAACAATTTGACCATCTGGACTGAAACTAACTGACCATACCTCATTTGTATGTCCCTCTAAAGTGATATAACATTTACCTGTAGATATATTCCAAAGCTTCACCGTGTGGTCATTACTTCCACTGGCAAGGGTTTGTCCATCAGGACTAAAAGCAACTGACATTATATCATCAGTGTGAGATTGCAAAATATTTAAACAGTCACCTGTAGATATATTCCAGAGCTTTATCGTGTGGTCACTACTCCCACTAGCAAGGTTTTTTCCATCGCGGCTAAAAGAAATTGACTTGATGCGATTAGTGTGTGCCTGTAATATTTTTACACATTTACCACTGACAGTATCCCATAATCTCACTGTACCGTCATGACTTCCACTAGCAAGAGTCAGACTATCTGAACTAAAAGTAACTGAGCATACTGTACCAGTGTGCCCTTGTAAACTTTTTAAACATTCACCTGTAGATATATTCCAGAGCTTTACTGTGTGGTCAAAACTTCCACTGGCAATGGTTTGACCGTTAGGACTGATAGAAACGGACAATATACCACGAGTATATCCTTGCAAAGTTTTCAAACATTCACCAGTAAGAGTATCCCAGATTTTCACAGTATGGTCGCTACTTCCACTGGCAATGGTTTTACCATCAGGGCTGAAACTAAGAGAGGATACACTACTGCTAGTATGCCCCCGCAAAGTATTCACACATTCACCAGTACGGATATCCCAAAGTTCCACCTTATTATCTCTAGCTCTACCCCCACTAACAAGGGTACTACCATCAGGACTAAAACTCACTGCAAATACAATTTCAATATTTCCTTTTAGGGTTTTGAAGCATTGACTTGCACAAACATCCCAAAGCTTCATCGTACCGTCAAAACTCCCAGTAGCTAGGGTTGTACCATCAGAACTGAAAATGACTGACCATACAATATCAATGTGGTCTTCTAAGGTTTTGCTTAATTGACCTGTACTAACCGACCAAAGTTTGACTTTACAGTCATCACCGCCACTAGCGAGAGTTTTTCCATCTGGACTAAAAGCTGTTGACCTGATACTAGCAGTATGACTCAGTAAAATTTTGACACATTCACCAGTTTGAGTATCCCAGAGCCTCACTGTTTGGTCTCTACTCCCACTGGCAACTAACTGTCCGTTGGGGCTAAATGCCACTGAATTTATCCAATCGATATGCCCTTGCAAGCTTTTATGACATTTACCAGTACCTATATCCCAAATTTTTACTGTGTTATCAGCACTTCCACTGACAAGAGTCTTACCATCGGGACTAAAAGCTACTTGTCCTATCCAATTCTTATGTCCTATAAAGGTTGTAAGTTCTTTTCCACTAGCAGTTTCCCACAAGTGAACCACACCAAAAACATCACCTGTAGCTAAAAGTTTTCCATTTGGGCTAAATGCAACCGAAATAACCATTCCCAAGGTTGTTGTAAAAATACAGCCACATAAATTTGCCACACAAAAATTCACCCCTCGCAAACTTGCTAGAGTAAAATCCGCTTCCTTAATCACTGCACCCGATAAATCTCTTCTTTCTAACGCAGCTTTATCAACCTTCACAGCCAAAGTCGCGGCATTCCCCCCAACATAACCAACCTCATCCTCACTCCTTCCCCTCGTTCCCTCAATAACCTTAATAATCGCTTCTTTCTTCTCCCCATCAACCATCGGCAACAGCAAATCCATCACAGCTTTTGTTAATTGCGATCGCCCAAAAGTCTCCCTTAAATTCTCCAACGATTCGCTAACAAAACTCCGCAACGGCAACCTTTGCCCATTTCGCCGAAAATAGGACGACCAAGTATAATCCTCTCCCACATCACCAACAACTTCCCCCCGTGCCAACTCAGTAAAATCCTCAGCTAACACACCCAACTCAGCCGCAAATTTATACGCGACAAAAAACTCTAACAATGACCGATGTGCTGGAGTGTAATCCCCATCAGCATTACGAATCAGCATTGTTTGCCCCATCATGTCATAATGCCAGTGGTCGAGGTCTTTTTCTTCAATGCCAAATAACTGCCGAATGCGATCGGGGAAAAACTTATAATTCAAGCTCATCTGATCAGTTGAAAGCATCTCCCAAGACAACTCGCACAGGAAATACAACTTATCAGCCAAAGATGTAAAAGTGCGATCGCTCTTTATATCCCGCTCCATTTTATGCCGCACTGCATACAAATACACCCGCGACATATCCACGGGTTTCCCCGCTTCGATATCTGGTAACGCTTCCAAAATTAACTCCGTCATCACCGGACGACGGGCTAAATCCAATAATTGCGGGTTCCCCATCACCATTTCCACGGTTGCTGGTGCAGCTTGGAACGATAACACCTGCTGAATTTGCTCGTCTTTAAATTTCTCCAGTTCCAACACCTCAAACTGCGGTGTTTCCCCCGTCAAATCCTTGGTGGATGCTTGCAACTCTGCGTTTAATAAAGCCCGTCCTTCCTGTGCTTCGGGGAAATGTTCGGTACGACAAGTGAGAATCACCTTGGCTCCAGGAACCACAACTTTCGCCAATTCCCAAAAGTTGTTTATCATCTCCTGTTTATCAACTTTTGCCGCCATTTCATCGAAACCATCGAAAATTAGCAGCAATTTACCCATGCGGTTGAGTTGGATAAAAGCGTCGTAATGGGGCAGGGGAATTTTATACTGGCGAAAGAAAAATTCGGAAAATAGGGATTCCACGCTTACCGCTTTGGCATAGTCCCGCAGGGGAATCACCAAAGGTAAGCGAGGCAATTCCGTACCCCGTTTTTGGGCATCGCGGTATCGCTGCAATGTTACCCAAGCGTAATGCAAAGCAAACCAAGTTTTCCCCGTACCGAATTCACCGAGTATAGAAATATGCTCCTTCACCGGGTCATCGAGCCAGCGATCAATATATCCATCAATCCAGCCATCCTGCTCATCGTAACGACTGACGGCAATTTGGCGTTTGCTAACGGGGTCAATTTCTTCTTTGCTACAAGCAAGAGGCACATACTTGGTATCAATATTGCGGTGTTTTATCTCCGCTTCCAACCAATCGAGATAGCCGCTAAAGTCGGCATCCTGCGCCAAAAGTTCATCGAAAGTGTAACAACCCAGGTGGCGATTTTCCTCCTTTTCCATCTCATCCCGTGCGACTCTGGAAACACGACGGGCTGTTACTAACCAACCACCATCAGTTCGTTGTTGTTCTACTGATTGACGTAAAGCCTTGACATCAGCGAATCCTGCTTCCCCAGCAATCCCACGTATTAGAAAACGCTCATAGCGGTTGCGCCAGATTTGGATATTTACAATCCACTCAAAATAGCTATCTTGCCATACTTCATACTTTTCAAACCGATAGCCCAAGGTTTCAAACCAACCACGCATTTGTTGGGCTAATGCGTTAGCCTTACAATTATTCTCGGTAGCAGTAGTCCCTGGCAATAAGGGATAATTTTCTCCTGCTAGCCGAGCAATTTCGGTACGAATTCCTTCTAAATTTGGCAATCTGCTCAGTTGTTCCTGAATACTAGCAATGCGTTTATGTAATGAACCAAGTTGATGGCTCATCAAGACATCACCAGGAGTGCGACTGCGTTTGGCTACCTCAATAAAAACAGTGGCAAACTCAGCCACTTCCCGTCTCACATCTAGCCCTAAGCTGCGGACTTCATCACCTAAACTATAACCATCGAGAAATGTATCGACTTCCGAAAGCAAAATTGAAGGGTTATTATGGTCAAATGCTTTACGAAAAGCCTGTTTTACCTCTTCATGACGGAAAATTTCCAGCAATTGCCTGGGTTTACCAACGCCATATTCCACCAAAGCATAGGCATAAACCCCGCTAAAATCCGCTGGTGGATGTTCGGGTTCGAGCTTAAACTGCTGTAATAGCTTGATTACAGTCTCATTGCGTTGAATTTTGTCCTTGAGAATAGGACTAGCAAAACCAGCGATCGCACTAATGATTTCGTTTAGAGGCATTGGTCACACAGGGTTTCGGTATAAAAGTCTGTATAAAGCCTGTAATTACATTTATGGTAGCGTGTCGTGGGTGAAAATGCGTGGGAGGTTCTCTACGTGAAGATGTATGATAATCGAAGATTGTGTCTAGTTAGTCACCTCCCACTAATACTTAAATGATTACAGTTACACCAGAGGAAATTACTCAGTTTCGCAGCCAGTTTGCGGATAATCCAGAAGCCTTAGCTGCTTTGGATGCGATCGCAGAGTGCAATGGTTCCGTAGAAGATGCTATCCCAATTGTTTTTATGGGGGAAAGCGTGCTGGAAGCAGACATAAATTTAAAAGATTGGCTGGAAAAATGTCGTCAGTTTATTTGTCAAGAAGAAGTTAGAGATGCTTTGGAATCTGGTTTAATTGCTCCAGTTGTCGAACCATTGGCGATGAGTACTGGTATTCCTGCTGGTACGGCAACTGCGTTAAGTATTTTAGTATTTAAGTTGGGGGCAAAGAAATTTTGTCATACACCTGAATCTGGTGTTTAAAGTTCAGAAGCATTAAAACCACTCCACTAAAAACTAACAAGGTCGATGTTGTGAATTAATGGAACACAGTAAAATATTTTCTATCATGCTTGAAATAAAGTGATTTTTCCAATGAACGATAAATCGCCCTTAGATAATCATCCCAAAACAAAATTTGTTGCTCATCTGCCAGATTTAATTACGGAAGAAGATTATCTTGCAAACCCTCAACAAAAAAAAATCCGCGTACAAATTAATATTAATAACGAAGGTGTCGATGTATTAGGTGATAGTATGTATGCCCATCTCATTGAAAGTTTAATGACGCAACTAGGTGCAGAAGAAGTTGAAAGGATGCTATGTGGATAAATTTACTAATCAGCCTAAATCAGTGACTAAATTTATTTGATTGTTTGTAAATTTTTTTTGTAAATTTTGTTAATACTTGAGAATTTGCTAATTAGATGCAAGAAAATTCAAAAAGTGATTTAAAAAGTGATTTAAAGACCCTATTTGAACAGGGCTTAACTGTCGCCACGGATCCAATCAATAATACAGCAATTCAAACTGGAGGTAAGGCAATAACCACCTTGACTTCTTACTGGTTGCACCAACGCTGTCCGGTCTGCTCTCATACTTTTAGATTGGGAGACGAAGTAGAGATTGCAGAGGATGGAATAGTTCGTCATGATAGCGTCTTATTACCCTGTAGTCAAAATCGTGGCGAGAATTTGGGTCATTTTGAGGAAGCATCAGCTTTTTTTATGGGGTTGGATGCAGCTTGTCCTCCTCCGGGAAATATACCTATTGTGAGATTGGATGTCGGTCATCACTTACTAAATCCACCATTGGCTGGTTTTAAAAGACACACTTGCGCCGTGTGTAGTCACACTTTTCGGCAAAATGATCGCGTAGTTATTTGCCCTTGTAGTCCCCATCAACCTTTATGTAAAATAGCTGTTCATCGAGATTTAATGCACGGTCTTAATTGCTTGGAAGCTTGGAACCCAGGACTTAACGGACGACTTAATCAACCAATTTACTGCCCTGTGACATCAAGGAAACTTTATGAGTAGTCGTTTCGCTCGGCATGAATTAATACCGGGTTGGAACCAGCAACAACTGGCAGATGCAAGGGTTATTATTGTTGGGATGGGGGCTTTAGGTAATGAAGTTGCTAGAATTTTGGCAATGTCTGGGGTTGGTCGCTTGCTTTTGTGCGATCCAGATCGAATCGAAGAATCTAATTTGAGTAGAACGCTGTTGTTTCGTCAGTCTGATATTGGTAATTTTAAGGTAGAAGCGGCGGCAGCAGCTTTAAAAGAATTTAACCCTGATATTCGAGTCAAAACGCGATCGCTCTCCTTGATTCATGGGGTAGGATTGGGGGAAATCCGAGATGCCAATTTAGTAATTAGCTGTTTAGATAGTCGTTTGGCTCGTTTGCAATTAACAGGTCGTTGTAATTTAGTTAAAGCACCTTATATTGATGGGGGAACTCATCCTTGGGGAGGAGAAGTTAGACCCTACTTAGAACCAGATGGAGCTTGTTATGGATGTAGTCTGACACCGGAAGAACGCAGTATTGCAGACATACCTTGGAGTTGCCTAGATACTAGATCAGAGCAATCCGTGGGAGCGGCAGTACCATCATCAGCTTTAGTGGGAACCTGGATGGGAACAATAGCTGTAAGTTTTCTCATGCATCAAAATTGTCCCAGCGGCACTTT includes:
- a CDS encoding calcium-binding protein; this encodes MSKIERDENREERIIMEVVVDAYDEDERAMGWYYYLAENMNFPFKAKWITRKRPEGRDVEVVEMSPGDDCSHDMFVEVRYQEGTVDDIFTARLSEIKPIDVDEETAQIIADWHYWVAMGYEF
- a CDS encoding type II toxin-antitoxin system ParD family antitoxin, producing MNIQLKPEQEKIIQVQIQSGKYHSAEEIVDVAFKLFDKLQSEYAEWIEETRQKVDVAVAELDRGEGLDGETVIGEILNRFKRARQEKE
- a CDS encoding type II toxin-antitoxin system RelE/ParE family toxin; the encoded protein is MSNLIISPSASRDLNQIADYFLEVNIEAGEKLFREFNKKCQKLAMFPNMGRSYSQIRDDLRGLPLDGYIVLYKVIDDGIEILRIVSGRQDLESLFADG
- a CDS encoding type II toxin-antitoxin system PemK/MazF family toxin; amino-acid sequence: MTLSKGDIVLTQFPFTDLSQTKLRPAVILWVDLAKDEITLCFISSQNVNNLTSEEFAIIDSDPDFVTTGLRISSKVRVTRLATLNRLLVVRRLGQLTTKHIQKLNEIMIQAFQLS
- a CDS encoding NACHT and WD40 repeat domain-containing protein: MPLNEIISAIAGFASPILKDKIQRNETVIKLLQQFKLEPEHPPADFSGVYAYALVEYGVGKPRQLLEIFRHEEVKQAFRKAFDHNNPSILLSEVDTFLDGYSLGDEVRSLGLDVRREVAEFATVFIEVAKRSRTPGDVLMSHQLGSLHKRIASIQEQLSRLPNLEGIRTEIARLAGENYPLLPGTTATENNCKANALAQQMRGWFETLGYRFEKYEVWQDSYFEWIVNIQIWRNRYERFLIRGIAGEAGFADVKALRQSVEQQRTDGGWLVTARRVSRVARDEMEKEENRHLGCYTFDELLAQDADFSGYLDWLEAEIKHRNIDTKYVPLACSKEEIDPVSKRQIAVSRYDEQDGWIDGYIDRWLDDPVKEHISILGEFGTGKTWFALHYAWVTLQRYRDAQKRGTELPRLPLVIPLRDYAKAVSVESLFSEFFFRQYKIPLPHYDAFIQLNRMGKLLLIFDGFDEMAAKVDKQEMINNFWELAKVVVPGAKVILTCRTEHFPEAQEGRALLNAELQASTKDLTGETPQFEVLELEKFKDEQIQQVLSFQAAPATVEMVMGNPQLLDLARRPVMTELILEALPDIEAGKPVDMSRVYLYAVRHKMERDIKSDRTFTSLADKLYFLCELSWEMLSTDQMSLNYKFFPDRIRQLFGIEEKDLDHWHYDMMGQTMLIRNADGDYTPAHRSLLEFFVAYKFAAELGVLAEDFTELARGEVVGDVGEDYTWSSYFRRNGQRLPLRSFVSESLENLRETFGRSQLTKAVMDLLLPMVDGEKKEAIIKVIEGTRGRSEDEVGYVGGNAATLAVKVDKAALERRDLSGAVIKEADFTLASLRGVNFCVANLCGCIFTTTLGMVISVAFSPNGKLLATGDVFGVVHLWETASGKELTTFIGHKNWIGQVAFSPDGKTLVSGSADNTVKIWDIGTGKCHKSLQGHIDWINSVAFSPNGQLVASGSRDQTVRLWDTQTGECVKILLSHTASIRSTAFSPDGKTLASGGDDCKVKLWSVSTGQLSKTLEDHIDIVWSVIFSSDGTTLATGSFDGTMKLWDVCASQCFKTLKGNIEIVFAVSFSPDGSTLVSGGRARDNKVELWDIRTGECVNTLRGHTSSSVSSLSFSPDGKTIASGSSDHTVKIWDTLTGECLKTLQGYTRGILSVSISPNGQTIASGSFDHTVKLWNISTGECLKSLQGHTGTVCSVTFSSDSLTLASGSHDGTVRLWDTVSGKCVKILQAHTNRIKSISFSRDGKNLASGSSDHTIKLWNISTGDCLNILQSHTDDIMSVAFSPDGQTLASGSNDHTVKLWNISTGKCYITLEGHTNEVWSVSFSPDGQIVASGSDDRTVKLWDTQTGKCISTLQGHSDALCSVTFSPSGQIVASGSYDRMIKLWDIRTGQCMKTFYAGVTRVRSVAFSVDGKILVSGNSNGTIKLWNIETGECIKILSDRPYENMNITGVKGLTDAEISTLKALGAVEDGEM
- a CDS encoding radical SAM-modified peptide, FtsH ternary system-associated, with translation MNDKSPLDNHPKTKFVAHLPDLITEEDYLANPQQKKIRVQININNEGVDVLGDSMYAHLIESLMTQLGAEEVERMLCG
- a CDS encoding HesA/MoeB/ThiF family protein; this translates as MSSRFARHELIPGWNQQQLADARVIIVGMGALGNEVARILAMSGVGRLLLCDPDRIEESNLSRTLLFRQSDIGNFKVEAAAAALKEFNPDIRVKTRSLSLIHGVGLGEIRDANLVISCLDSRLARLQLTGRCNLVKAPYIDGGTHPWGGEVRPYLEPDGACYGCSLTPEERSIADIPWSCLDTRSEQSVGAAVPSSALVGTWMGTIAVSFLMHQNCPSGTLKIDSSRGTTVIIPQFRDSECPLHSSIDSVTKIDVSSQDTIKKLRSQLPQSAVALTWEPVQSSVECTNCHFQEIRWGLPAVDSCPLCQSPLRSRTTVELDNAPDCMKLADLGIPPREILATRMGNDWEWFELKNSEQGDW